A single Hippocampus zosterae strain Florida chromosome 19, ASM2543408v3, whole genome shotgun sequence DNA region contains:
- the LOC127592414 gene encoding reticulon-4-interacting protein 1 homolog, mitochondrial-like, which produces MAHTRLLPLFRIATASSTQTRAAWGGRCLRKHVSTSASRAQSCMSAWVIDQFGTNEMLRYSEDIPVPTITSSSQVMIQVHAASLNPLDVSMRAGYGAKLLKLRKDPFSTMNDGSGFPLILGRDVSGVVVDCGSEVAHFVPGDEVWAAVPPWKQGSLAEFVNLTEFEVSHKPKCLSHMEAASIPYVASTALSALVNAGGLCRDSSLNKRVLITGGSGGVGTFAIQLAKAWGAHVTVTCSQNAEGLVRGLGADEVVDYTAEDAVDHLEMMERFDVILDGVGGDTEEWAVGLLKPWSGAKYVTLVTPLLFKTDSLGLVDGLVDAGSNLGTKVIQNIISNGIFYRWGFYAPDGPALDEVSMLVDTGKILPVVEAQFTFSQVPQAFQKLECGHARGKTVISVTEEQDGEEQDMRQNAAQETVTQS; this is translated from the exons ATGGCACACACCAGGCTGCTCCCCTTATTCAGAATCGCAACTGCAAGTTCGACCCAAACGCGAGCCGCCTGGGGTGGACGGTGCCTCCGAAAACATGTCAGCACTTCAGCTTCGCGAGCGCAGAGCTGCATGTCTGCCTGGGTCATCGACCAGTTTGGCACGAACGAAATGCTCAGGTACTCTGAAGACATCCCAGTGCCCACGATCACTTCGTCCAGCCAGGTGATGATCCAAGTGCACGCTGCCAGTCTCAACCCTTTGGATGTGTCAATGAGAG CCGGGTATGGAGCGAAGTTGCTCAAGCTACGAAAGGACCCATTTTCCACAATGAACGATGGTAGTGGTTTTCCTCTGATCCTGGGTCGAGATGTGTCTGGTGTTGTCGTGGACTGCGGATCTGAGGTTGCACACTTTGTTCCAGGAGATGAG GTTTGGGCTGCTGTTCCTCCGTGGAAACAAGGCAGTCTGGCAGAATTTGTCAATCTGACCGAGTTTGAG GTGTCCCACAAGCCGAAATGTTTGAGTCACATGGAGGCGGCATCCATCCCCTACGTAGCCAGCACTGCGCTGTCTGCACTCGTTAATGCGGGTGGTCTTTGCAGAGACAGTTCCTTGAATAAAAG agttttGATTACTGGAGGCTCAGGAGGCGTTGGGACGTTTGCAATTCAG TTGGCAAAGGCCTGGGGTGCCCACGTTACAGTCACTTGCTCTCAGAACGCAGAGGGCCTCGTCAGAGGGCTCGGAGCCGACGAGGTGGTGGACTACACTGCGGAAGATGCGGTGGACCATCTCGAAATGATGGAGAG ATTTGACGTGATTTTGGACGGCGTGGGCGGGGACACTGAGGAGTGGGCGGTGGGTTTGCTCAAACCCTGGTCTGGGGCGAAGTACGTCACGCTGGTAACCCCTTTGCTCTTCAAAACGGATTCTCTCGGCCTGGTGGATGGACTCGTTGATGCCGGATCCAACCTGGGCACCAAAGTCATTCAG AATATAATATCAAATGGCATCTTCTACCGCTGGGGGTTCTACGCTCCAGATGGGCCCGCCTTGGACGAGGTCAGCATGCTGGTAGATACCGGGAAG ATTTTGCCAGTGGTGGAGGCCCAGTTCACATTCAGCCAGGTCCCTCAGGCTTTCCAGAAGTTGGAGTGCGGCCACGCCAGAGGCAAGACGGTCATCAGCGTGACCGAGGAGCAAGATGGGGAGGAGCAAGACATGCGCCAGAACGCGGCGCAGGAAACGGTAACGCAAAGCTAG